GCAGCGCAGAACGTACTGAAAAAGGAAGGTGTCCACACCGAGTCCGCGTTCCTCCAACGAACCGATGACGGGGAGTACGTCCTATACTACATCGAAGCGGAGGACGGCGGAGAGGTCTACGACGTCTATCAGGAGGTCATGGCCGATCCGGGAGGGGAAGCAGAGGGGCTCGAGGAGTTCTTGGAGGAGTTCCAGGACGTGGTCGCCGGTGATCCTTTCGTCGCCGACGTGGAGTTCCTGTACCACGTAACCACGCCTGATCGTCCCTGATCTAGAATGGCGGACGATACTGACCGTCCGGAGAGCCACGAGGAGATCATGTGGGCCACCCATCAGGCACTCTGCACGCACGGATACGCCGACCTGACGATGCGAAAGATCGCCGCGGAGTCATCGAAAAGTCACTCGCTGCTCGCCTACCATTATAATACCAAAGACGAGTTGATAGCGGCGTATCTGGATTTCCTCACCGACCTCCTACACGCCGATCTCGAAGAGACGGACGGTGCTGATCCGCTAGAGCGTCTCGAGGGGTTCCTCGACTACTTCACCGTCGGAACCGAGGTGTACCCCGAACGCCTGCAGGTAGCGTTCCTCGAACTGCAGATGGTGGCCCTCAGGAACGAGGAATTACGTGAGAAGATGGCTGAACACGACACCGAGAACTTCGGCCTTCTAGCGGGGATCATCGACGACGGTATTGAACAGGAGGTGTTCCGCGCGGACATCGACAGCGAGGCGTATGCAAAATTCATCCTGCTCTCCGTGATGGGAGCGAGCGAACACGAGACAACCACCGGGATAGAAGGCCTCACGGACGACGTGAGGGCCCTGTTACGCACGGACGTCGTTGAGGCGCTGCTCATCGACTCATCCGGTGACAGCGATTCACCGTTCTCGTAACGACTACGGGGCAGTTCAGATCACTCCGTGAAGCGAACTACCTCGGTCACACAACTGAGGTCCTAGCAGAGATAGGTAGTGACTGACCGTCAGGGGTATCTATGTCACCGGCCGCTGTATTGACACTATACCACGAGCTTCGGTTGTACACCGGATCGGTGTTTCTTCGCAGACCCAAACACATTTCCCGCATCCCTCGGATCCCTCTAGAAAATGGCGGACGTCAGCCACGAGGGAGACCTCCACGATACCCTGGAGAAATTAACGCGATTACAGGAGTTCGAAGTTGACCTGAGCGAGTCCGATGCAGTGATTGCATCCGACCGGGTCGCTGTGGACACTCCCGTGAGGTGGTTAGAGTTCGAAGTGCAGGCGAACGAAGATCACGGCACTGAACACGACCGCCACGACCCATCCGAGAACGTCTATGTGAACATGTGGCTTATCGACCGGTACACTATCGTTCACACCCAGGACGGGACGGGCGAGGACGCCAGCCATAGAATCGACGTACACAAAACGCAGGCCGAGGAGCGAGCGATCGAACTGGTGGCACACGGAATCCCGGAGCGACGTGCTGAAATCGCGGCACTGCGAGAACAGGGGCTAACGTACAGTGAGATCGTGAAAGCTACTGGGAAGAACGGGCCAAACCACCGTGGCGGCGTATCGAACCACCTACAACGGTACAACGAACAGGTCAAGCAAGCACGCTGGTTAGCCGCGAATGCCCCTCCCCTCGACTTGGGCAAACCCTACGACGAGTCGGACAGCAATTCGGATTGAACGGCTCCGGTGGTCCTTACCATCGCAATCCGTTCGTCCAGATCAAGCCATCTTAAACCCCGTTTTCGGAGGGGACGAAGGGAAAACGGACGGGGGAATCGTGAGGTTACGACGGCTCGGAGATCTCTAGCACCTGGCCGGCGGCGATGGTCTGGCCCATGTCACGGACGGCAAAGGAGCCGAGCTCGGGGATCTCCGAGGAAGGTTCGATACTGAGGGGTTTCTGCGGGCGCACCGTGACGACCGCTGCGTCGCCGGACTGGATGAAGTCGGGGTTCTCCTCCTGAGTTTCGCCGGAGGACGGGTCCATCTTCCTGTCGATGGACTCGATCGTACAGGCGACCTGCGCGGTGTGGGCGTGGAACACCGGTGTGTAACCCGTCGTAATGACGGATGGGTGCTGCATGACGACGATCTGCGCCTGGAACGTCTCGGCGACCGTCGGCGGGTCGTCGG
The Halostella litorea DNA segment above includes these coding regions:
- a CDS encoding DUF6176 family protein encodes the protein MPDAFLVKQRIEPGKTERAKEVFRSVGEIKSSDAAQNVLKKEGVHTESAFLQRTDDGEYVLYYIEAEDGGEVYDVYQEVMADPGGEAEGLEEFLEEFQDVVAGDPFVADVEFLYHVTTPDRP
- a CDS encoding TetR/AcrR family transcriptional regulator, which translates into the protein MADDTDRPESHEEIMWATHQALCTHGYADLTMRKIAAESSKSHSLLAYHYNTKDELIAAYLDFLTDLLHADLEETDGADPLERLEGFLDYFTVGTEVYPERLQVAFLELQMVALRNEELREKMAEHDTENFGLLAGIIDDGIEQEVFRADIDSEAYAKFILLSVMGASEHETTTGIEGLTDDVRALLRTDVVEALLIDSSGDSDSPFS